CTTCGATAACCAACTCATCAAGTGCCTGTAGCGTTTTCGAAATCGCTTGCTGACGGGTTTGACCATGACAGATAAGCTTACCAATCAAAGAGTCATAGTAACTTGGAATCTCATAGCCAGGATATAGATGTGAGTCAAAGCGGATACCAGCCCCACTAGGTGAATACAGCTGAGTAACCGTACCAGGTGATGGCATAAAGGTCACTGGATCTTCAGCATTGATGCGACATTCAATCGCATGACCTTGAATTTCAATCTCACTTTGGCGATACGATAGACCGTAGCCTGCTGCGATTTTTAACTGTTCAACGACCACATCAATGCCTGTAATCATCTCAGTAATAGTATGCTCAACTTGTACGCGAGTGTTCATCTCAATAAAGAAATATTCATTATTTTCAAATAAAAACTCAAAAGTACCAGCACCGCGGTATTTGACCAGCTTACAAGCTTTTACACAAGCATCTAAGATAGGCTGACGTACATCATCAGGAATATCAGGGGCAGGGGCTTCTTCTAAAACTTTTTGATGACGACGCTGCAATGAGCAATCTCTGTCATATAAATGAATGGCATTACCATTACCATCGCCAAGTACTTGTATCTCTACATGTCGCGGGTTTTGGAGATAACGTTCCATATAAACCGTGTCATCACCAAACCATAGCTCAGCTTCTTGCTTAGCCGCTTGCACTTGACCGATAATTTCTTCAAAGCGCTCAACCACACGCATACCACGACCACCGCCACCCGCTGCCGCTTTAATCAACAAGGGAAAACCGATATTGCGTGCTTGCTCTTCAGCATTGTGTAGCGTCACAGCACCTACTGAACCAGGTACTGTCGGCACACCCGCTTTTTTCATGGCATTGATCGCGGAAACCTTGTTTCCCATCAGACGAATATGATCTGCAGTAGGGCCTACAAAGGTTAATCCAGCTTCTTCAATACGTTCAGCAAATTCAGCATTTTCAGCCAAAAAACCATAACCGGGGTGAATGGCATCAGCGCCAGTAATCTCAGCAGCAGTCAAGATAGTATTGATATTTAGATAGCTTTGATTGGCATTAGGCTTGCCGATACAAATGGCTTCATCAACAAAGCGTAAGTGCATCAAATTGGCATCAGCCGTAGAGTAAACTCCAACGGTTTGAATACCAAGGGCTTTACAAGCGCGAACGATACGTAGAGCAATCTCACCTCTATTGGCGATGAGCAGTTTTTTTATCATGGGATCATCCTTATTGAAGCGGCGTTTTTTAATGGAGTCACTATATTCAGCAATATCAAAACTTATTATTAAGCCTAGTGATTATCTAACTTTAAAATCTTTAAGCTTAGATATGATTAAACTAAAATAGCCTAAGCATAAGTTGATATTGCCTGATAAATAGCACGCTCTCCATCAGAACGAAGTAAAGGTTGGCAAATCTGATTACGCTTTATAGCGTACGATAGGCTGACCAAACTGTACCACTTCAGAATTAGTGACCAAGATCTCATCAATAACACCACTTTGAGTCGCCTCAAGAGGATTCATAATTTTCATCGCTTCAATGATGCCGAGCGTATCACCAGCTTGCACTTTTTGTCCAACCTTTATAAATGGTGGATCATTAGGACTAGGGGCTGAGTAATAAACGCCAACCATAGGTGACGTCTCAACACTACCTGCTTTCATCGCAGGCTGCGATTCAGTAGTATGAGGTGTAGCAGCACCAGCAGTAGGTGCAGCCATCATCGTTGGCGCCGGTGCATCATAGTGACGAGTCAAACTGATATGCTCGTCATCTGAGCTGATTTCCAAATTAACCAGTTCGCTTTCTTCCATGAGTGCAATGAGGGTGCGTATTTTTTCAATATCCATAATTGTATTTTTGCCTTGTAACAAATTCGAGAAAAATAGTGTAACTAAATATTGTGTAGATAATTGCTAATGATACCTATATTCACGGCAATGAGCAATCGATGTACAGTTGTTAACTGAGTTTTTTTACATATTATGACGTAAGCGCTCGTTTGAGTAAGAAATGCTCAAGAATTTATCATAGTCTATGTGACTTGCGAGCGCCAGTGATGATTATTACAGATAACATTTAGATAAACTTGTGTAAACCTAGTCTTATTGTTATCCCCACATTGCCAGCAATCTCTTTTGTTGGTATCGCAAACGTATGGTAAGTAAAATAGACGATAAAAATAACCCTGTAATTAAAGCCATCCAAAAACCTTGCGCCCCAATATCAGTAAAGCGTACTAGATAAATACCAAGCGGTAGTGCCACTATCCAGTAGCAAAATAGGGTAACCCACATCGGTATTGTAGTATCTTGCATGCCCCGTAATATACCCGCGACATTAACTTGCCAGCCATCAAATAGCTGATAAGCAAGCGCAAAGATGAGCAAATGCATGGCTTGAGCTCGTACGACAGGATTGTCAGTGAATGCCGCTGCCAATTGTGGTCTAAATAGCCAAACACCAATCATACAGGCAAATGCAATAAGTACCGTCCATATAAGACCGGTTGCTTGTACTTGACGCAGTGCCATTAGGTTTTTTTCACCAAAGCGGTTGGATACCATAATGGTCAGTGCCATCGCGACCGAAATTGGGATCATAAACAACTGCGAGGTCACTGATAAGGCGACTTGGTGCGATGCGGTTGCCAGCTCACCCAATGGACTAATCACCAGTGCGCCTAAGCTAAATAGACTGGCTTCAAAAAAGATAGAGACGCCAATCGGAATACCAAGCTTGAGAAGTTTTTTTATCTGTGCCCGATTTGGGCTGGCAAAGGCATAAAAAAAGCGCGTACTGGCAAATTGCTGACGCTTAGTAAAGCTGGTATAAGCGGCTAATAATAAGACGTTAATCCACAAAACGATAGCAGTTGCTACCCCGCAACCAGCGCCACCCATCTCAGGCATGCCAAATAAGCCATGGATAAAAATATAGTTAAGCGGGATATCTGCAAGCAGCCCTATGATACTAATAACTGTCACAGGCTCTGGTCGACCAAGCGCTTCACAGTAACTACGCAGCACCGCATAAACGGCAATTGCAGGGAAGCCAAATGATACGCCATGCAAATACTGAGTTGCTATCGGTTGTATATTTTCAGGAACACCCATGAGGGCAAGCACATTGGGTGCTAGGTTAACAATGATAAAACCAAGGATACCAATGACACCAGCCGTCCATAATGACTGCTGCGTGATATGTGGTACTTTATCGAGTTGGTTTTGACCAATGGCTTCACCGATCAGAGGCGTAGTCGCAATCAAAATACCTGTTGCTAATAAAAATAATGGTAGCCAAATACCTGAGCCGACAGCGACAGCAGCCAAATCAAGTGCCGAAACTTGACCTGCCATAATGGCATCGACAACACCAAGCGCTGCTTGACAAAACTGGGTGATTAAGATGGGCAGCGCGAGTATACCTAAGCGTAAACTGTAACTTTTAAAATCTACAAAAGACAACGGGAAAACCATAATGAGCAACTTTTATTCTTTACAATAATTATTTTTGATAAACAAATTTTACTAATGAATAAACACAGCCATCAATAAATCAATAGCGAGACAGTAAAATAGGAGGTGTGCGACGATAATACTCCGATAAATAATATGAGCAAGTCCATTTTTAATAAGACTAGGCATGCAGAGTGAAAAAAGAATCACTGATGCTAAAATAAAAATAACCCGTCAATTCAAGTGATGAAGTAACAGGTCATAAGTTAATAGAATGGTAAAGAAGTCAGGCTATAATGTAAATATTTTAGAAAAGTTTGATGAAGGTCGTATTTATAGGTGTATTAAGCCCCTAATAGAAGAATTAAACATCAATTTTGGTGCTTGTAAGCCAGAATTATTCATTCAATAGAGTCGGTATCTTCTGACAGTAAATTAAGATTTCCTGCAATATCCATGATTGCATACCAGTGTTTAGGCTCAAGCGGTATGATGGTCAATTGTTCACAGCCTTTTCTCAGTAATAATGAGTTCTCGAGCGTGGGCAGAAACTTTAGCTCTGACAGTGGTAATATATTGTTAAAAGCTTGATTGAAAGTCAAATCAACCATATACCATCGCGGATTCTCTGCGGTGGCTTTCGGGTCGTAATGCCGGTGTTCAGGATGAAATTGAGTAATATCAGGATAGCCAGCTTGACTAATAGTCACGATACCAGCAACGCCAGAGGGTTTAGCACTAGAGTGGTAAAAAAACGCCTTGTCACCTACTTGCATATCATCACGCATAAAATTGCGGGCTCGGTAGTTACGCACGCCATCCCACATCTCTGTTCCTGCACCTTCTAAGTCTTTTATACTAAAACAGCTTGGATTAGATTTTATAAGCCAATATGCCATAGTTTTTATCCTTTTTATATAGTTGGTTATTTATAATTATTTTATATAATAATGGTGATTCTTAGTTATTTTGCCTATAACTAAGAATTTTTAACATGAGCCTTTGTCATTGTTTTTGTTATCGATAGAATTTTCTTGAAGTTGGGCTTTTTTTTACTGTGCTTAGCCGTTATCCTAGCGGTATTTTCTGCTATTGATGGCAGTTACCTATTTATAGATAAGTCCGCTTATGTCAAATATCAAACCTAATCAACTGTTTCAGCAAGCAAAGCCTTTTCATGATGGTCATTCGAATGCAGTAGAAGTGACAGACATTCCATTGGCGTTATACATCCATATCCCGTGGTGTGTCAAAAAATGCCCTTACTGTGATTTTAATTCACATGAGCTACCAGTTGATAGTCAGCTGTCCATGTATGATGAATATGTCGATGCATTATTGCAAGATGCTGCGATGCAGCAGGTATTGACCCAAGGACGTGAGATTAGCTCCATATTTATCGGCGGTGGTACGCCGTCGTTGTTGCCCATTGCTCAATACCAGCGCTTGTTTGATGGTTTACGGAAATATTATCAATTTTCTAGCGACATCGAAATCACTATGGAGGCAAATCCAGGCACCCTTGAGCATGCGCCATTTGCTGAGTATTTAGAGGTGGGTATTAATCGCCTATCGATAGGTGTGCAGAGCTTTTCTGCTGAACAATTAACCACGCTTGGACGTATTCATAATCCTACTCAAGCGCTATCTGCAATTAAAGCAGCTCGAGAAGCTGGATTTGAGCGCGTAAACGTGGATTTGATGCATGGACTACCAGAGCAAACCATGAGCGAGGCGTTAGACGATATTCAAATGGCACACGATGC
The window above is part of the Psychrobacter cryohalolentis K5 genome. Proteins encoded here:
- the accB gene encoding acetyl-CoA carboxylase biotin carboxyl carrier protein, encoding MDIEKIRTLIALMEESELVNLEISSDDEHISLTRHYDAPAPTMMAAPTAGAATPHTTESQPAMKAGSVETSPMVGVYYSAPSPNDPPFIKVGQKVQAGDTLGIIEAMKIMNPLEATQSGVIDEILVTNSEVVQFGQPIVRYKA
- a CDS encoding MATE family efflux transporter, encoding MVFPLSFVDFKSYSLRLGILALPILITQFCQAALGVVDAIMAGQVSALDLAAVAVGSGIWLPLFLLATGILIATTPLIGEAIGQNQLDKVPHITQQSLWTAGVIGILGFIIVNLAPNVLALMGVPENIQPIATQYLHGVSFGFPAIAVYAVLRSYCEALGRPEPVTVISIIGLLADIPLNYIFIHGLFGMPEMGGAGCGVATAIVLWINVLLLAAYTSFTKRQQFASTRFFYAFASPNRAQIKKLLKLGIPIGVSIFFEASLFSLGALVISPLGELATASHQVALSVTSQLFMIPISVAMALTIMVSNRFGEKNLMALRQVQATGLIWTVLIAFACMIGVWLFRPQLAAAFTDNPVVRAQAMHLLIFALAYQLFDGWQVNVAGILRGMQDTTIPMWVTLFCYWIVALPLGIYLVRFTDIGAQGFWMALITGLFLSSILLTIRLRYQQKRLLAMWG
- the accC gene encoding acetyl-CoA carboxylase biotin carboxylase subunit; this translates as MIKKLLIANRGEIALRIVRACKALGIQTVGVYSTADANLMHLRFVDEAICIGKPNANQSYLNINTILTAAEITGADAIHPGYGFLAENAEFAERIEEAGLTFVGPTADHIRLMGNKVSAINAMKKAGVPTVPGSVGAVTLHNAEEQARNIGFPLLIKAAAGGGGRGMRVVERFEEIIGQVQAAKQEAELWFGDDTVYMERYLQNPRHVEIQVLGDGNGNAIHLYDRDCSLQRRHQKVLEEAPAPDIPDDVRQPILDACVKACKLVKYRGAGTFEFLFENNEYFFIEMNTRVQVEHTITEMITGIDVVVEQLKIAAGYGLSYRQSEIEIQGHAIECRINAEDPVTFMPSPGTVTQLYSPSGAGIRFDSHLYPGYEIPSYYDSLIGKLICHGQTRQQAISKTLQALDELVIEGIKTNIPMHRDVILSDDNFVHEAQNIHYLERELLTANKEKSNL
- a CDS encoding EVE domain-containing protein, with protein sequence MAYWLIKSNPSCFSIKDLEGAGTEMWDGVRNYRARNFMRDDMQVGDKAFFYHSSAKPSGVAGIVTISQAGYPDITQFHPEHRHYDPKATAENPRWYMVDLTFNQAFNNILPLSELKFLPTLENSLLLRKGCEQLTIIPLEPKHWYAIMDIAGNLNLLSEDTDSIE